TTATAAAAAACAAAAAACTTCCTGGCAGGATGGGTAATGTAAAAACTACTATTAAGAATTTGAAGGTTGTAAAACTTATACCCGAGAAAAACGTAATTCTTATTAGAGGTGCTGTCCCAGGAAGCGTTAATACTCTCATTGAAATAAAAAAGGTGCAGGCATAGGTGCGATATGGCTATTATTGATGTTTTGGATCAAGATGGGAATAAATTAAAAGACTTAACCATTAATGATGATGTTTTTAATAGGGATGTACATGAACCATCTCTTTATCTTGCTGTGAGAGAGTACATGCACAATAACAGACAGTGGACAAGGGCAACAAAAACAAGAGGAGAGGTAAGCGGTGGAGGGAAAAAACCATGGAAACAAAAGGGTACAGGCAGAGCAAGATCGGGAAGCATTAGATCTCCGCTCTGGAAAGGCGGTGCAGTGGTGCTTGGTCCTCAGATGATTCACAGTGAGTTTAAAGTAAACAAAAAGGTTAATAAACTTGCTATGCGTTCGGCTTTAAGCTCCAGATATAAAGGGAATGCCATGGTAGTGGTTGATGGATTTCGAATGGATCAAGTAAAGACCAAGCAGGTAAAAGAGATATTTAAAAGACTTAATATCAATAATGCGCTCGTAGTACTTGATAGCAATAATAAAAATTTTCAACTTTCGGCAAGAAATGTAAGCAAGATAAAGGTTATTAAAAATGATTTAATCAATGTTTATGATATAATGAAGCATAAACAGCTCGTTGTTACAGAAAAGGCAGCAGTGATGCTTGGGGAGGCTTTGAGTAAATGAAAACAATCTACGAAGTAATCGTATCTCCTATAATTACCGAAAAAGCTACTGCTGCAAAAGAGCGCTTTAACGAGGTATCTTTTGTTGTAGATAAAAGGGCAAACAAAAAAGAGATAAAAGATGCAATTGAAAAAATATTCAAGGTCAAAGTCCTGGACGTTAAGACGGTAAATATGCCTGGAAAAGTCAAAAGAGTAAGGCTGTTTCAGGGGCTACGAAGCGGTTATAAAAAGGCCCTTGTTAGATTAAAACAAGGGAATAAAATAGAATTCTTTCAAGGGGTATAGGGAAAAATGGGTATCAAATCTTATAAACCAACTTCAGCAGGCAGAAGGTTTTTTCAGACAGTAACTTTTGAAGAGATTACGACAAGAGAGCCGGAGAAATCTCTATTGTTCCCTTATAAAAGGCATGGCGGTAGGAACAATGCGGGTAAAATTACATCGAGATTTAGAGGCGGCGGACACAAGAAGCAGTATAGACTTATTGATTTTAAAAGAGACAAATATAATATTCCTGCAAGAGTTGCATCAATAGAATATGATCCGGTAAGAACATCATTCATAGCGCTTCTTAAATATGCCGACGGGGAGAGGAGATACATCATTGCGCCGGAAGGCTTAAAAACAGGTAATACTGTTATATCCACAAAGACAGCAGAGCTGGACATCTTAACAGGATATGCAATGCCATTAAGACTTATTCCTCTTGGCACGAACATACATAATATTGAATTAAAACCTGGAGAAGGTGGTAAACTTGTGAGGAGTGCAGGCGGTACTGCCCAACTTGTAGCTAAAGAAGGAGATTATGCTCATATTAAACTCCCATCAGGAGAAGTAAGGTTGATAAGAATTGAATGTATGGCGACGATTGGCCAGCTCGGCAACATGGATAAAATGAACGTATCAATAGGTAAGGCAGGCAGAATGAGATGGCTTGGAATAAAGCCTCATAACAGGGGTGTTTCTATGAACCCGGTTGATCATCCTCATGGCGGTGGAGAAGGTAAATCCGGTCAGGGCAATCCGCATCCTGTTTCACCATGGGGTATGCCGACAAAAGGATTTAAAACGCGTAAGCCAAAGATGTCCGATAAGTATATAGTTAAATCAAGGCATAAAAAATAAAAGAGGTTATAGAGATGGCGAGATCATTAAAAAAAGGACCATTTATTGAGGATTCGTTGATAAAAAAAATAGAAATAATGAATAATAAAAAAGAAAAAAAACTTATAAAAACATGGTCAAGACGATCTGTTATAATACCTGATATGGTAGGTTTTACTATTGCGGTGCATAACGGAAGAAAGTTTATACCCGTGTATGTTACGGAGAATATGGTTGGACACAAGCTCGGCGAGTTTGCTCCCTCAAGAACGTTTGTGATGCACTCCGGTGATAGAAAGACACAGAAAGTTGATGAAGGGAAGAAGTAGGATATGGAAATAAAGGCTTCATTAAAATTTTTAAGATTGTCCCCAAGAAAGGCAAGGCTCGTGGCGGATCTCGTAAAGGGAGAAAGTGTAAACAAAGCGCTTGCTATACTCAGGTTTAAAAACAGGGCGGCATCGCCTCATATTGCGAAATTAATAAGATCTGCTGTTGCTAACGCAGAAACAAAAGGCACCATAGATATTGATAATCTTTATGTGAAGTTGATATCCGTTACAGCAGGACCAACTATGAAAAGATTCGCAGCAGCACCGATGGGCAGAGCTATGCGTATAAGAAAAAGGATATGTCATATAAATTTAATTCTTGATGAAAAGTAAGATTAAAGGAGATTAACGTTGGGACAGAAAACAAATCCGATAGGATTAAGATTGGGAATAATAAAGAACTGGAACTCACGATGGTTCGCGGAAAAGGATTATGCTAAAGAGCTGCATGAGGATCATCGTATAAGGACTTTCCTCAAGAAAAAACTATATCATGCAGCGGTTTCAAGTATTATTATTGAAAGAGCAGTCAATAAAATAAAAATAAACATACATAGTTCAAGGGTAGGGTTGATTATAGGTAAAAAGGGAACAGAAATAGAGGCTTTAAAAGCAGAGCTCGCAAAGATGTTATTGGGCAAAGAAGTAACAATAAATATGTTTGAAATAAGGAAACCGGAACTGGATGCTCAACTGGTTGCGGAGAACATTGCACTTCAGATAGAAAGACGAATCTCTTATAGAAGAGCGATGAAAAAGGGTATAAGCTCGGCTCTTAAATTCGGAGCAAAAGGCATAAAAGTGATGGTAGCTGGCAGGCTTTCCGGTGCAGAAATCGCCAGGACAGAGTGGTATAGAGAAGGCAGGGTTCCCTTACAGACATTAAGGGCAGATATAGATTATGGATTTGCAGAGGCTTTTACGACTTATGGGGTTACAGGCATAAAGGTATGGATTTTTAAGGGTGAGATGTTGGGCAAGGAAGGAGAGCAAGAGACTAAACTTGCTCCAAATTTACAATAAACGATGGGAGTTTATTCTTATGTTAATGCCGGGTAAGGTAAAATATAGAAAGCAGCAAAGAGGAAGAATGAAAGGTTTGGCAAAAGCAGGTAATACTCTTGCTTTCGGAGACATCGGGTTACAGTCTTTAGGCAGGGGTTATATGACCGCCAAGCAGATTGAGGCAGCAAGAATAGCTATAACCAGACACATAAAAAAGGGCGGAAGGTTATGGATAAGGGTATTTCCAGATAAACCTTATACAAAGAAGCCCGCAGAAACGAGGATGGGTAAAGGTAAAGGAGATCCGGCAGAATGGATAACTATTATAAAACCAGGCAGGATGCTGTATGAAGTGGAAGGGCTTGAACATGAGCTTGCACATAAAGCGTTAAGAAATGCTTCTTTCAAACTGCCATTCCCTACAAGAATAGTTCATAGAGAGGAAGTAAGATGAAGGCTTCTGAGATTAGAGCATTTTCTGCTGATGAGATAAAAGAAAAGATTAGCGATAAAAGGAAGGAATTGTTTAATCTTAAATTAAAGGTCAAGACAGCGCAGCTTAATGATTATAGAAGTTACAGACTGATGAAGAAAGATCTTGCGAAATTATTAACTATTCTCAGAGAAAAGGAGAAGGGAATAAATGCAAAGTAACAAAAAATTAAAACCATTCTCCATGCTTGGAGTTGTTATTAGCGACAAAATGAATAAAACAAGAATTGTCGCGGTAGAGAAAGTGATAAGACATCCAAAGTATCAAAAGATGGTAAAAAAGATTAAGAAGTATAAAGTTCATGATGAAGGGAATAAAACGCATATAAATGATATAGTAGAGATAGTTCTTACAAGACCGCTCAGTAAGGGAAAGAACTGGCGTATCTCAAATGTAGTTGGTCAGGTATCTATCAATGCTCATGCGGAGGATACTTTATGATACAAACAAATACAAGATTAAATGTGGCAGATAATACAGGAGCAAGGGTTGTATCATGCATTAAGGTATTGGGAGGCACAAGAAGAAGATATGCAACTATTGGAGATGTTATAGTTGTATCCGTTAAGGAGGCAACACCAACTGCGAAAGTGAAAAAGGGTGAGGTTGTGAAAGCTGTTATTGTAAGGACAAAAAAAGAAATAAAGAGAAATGACGGCAGTTATATACGATTTGATACTAATTCTGCTGTACTTTTAAGTCCGCAGCTCGAGCCTATAGGTACCCGCATTTTCGGCCCTGTGGCAAGAGAGCTGAGAACTAAGAACTTCATGAAGATCATTTCACTTGCTCCAGAAGTACTGTGAGGGAAGATATGAAATCAACAATAAAAAAGGGAGATACGGTAAAAGTCATATCGGGCAACGATCGAGGTAAAACAGGTAAGGTAGTGCATGTACTGCTTGAAGAGGGTAAAATACTTGTTGAAAAGGTTAATACAGTAAAAAAGCATGTAAAACCAAGCAACACAAATCCAACCGGCGGCATAGTTGAGAAAAATTTACCGATCGCAATATCTAATGTGATGTTGGTATGTAAAAAATGCAGCAATACGGTGCGTGTTGGGATAAAGTTTCTTGAGGATAGAACAAAGGTAAGGTACTGTAAAAAATGCGGCGAAGTAATAGAATGATGGTGATAAAATGGCAAGATTAAAAGAATATTATAAATCAATTGTAGTAAATAAATTAAAAGAGCAATTCAAATACAAAAATTTGCATGAAGTACCGCGCGTTATAAAAGTTGTTATAAATATGGGTGTAGGGGCGGCAAAAGAAACTCCAAAGTTACTTGATACTGCAATGGAAGAATTAGCAATCATAACAGGGCAAAGGCCTATTATGAAGAAAGCGAAGAAATCTATTTCAACATTCAAACTAAGAAAGGATACTCCGATTGCTGTTATGGTAACTTTAAGGCAGAATAAGATGTATGAATTTATGGACAGATTAGCCAATATAGCCATCCCAAGGGTAAGAGATTTTAAAGGCATATCTTCAAAAGGTTTTGATGGGAATGGCAACTACACTTTAGGTTTAACTGAACAAACCGTATTTCCTGAAATCAGTTATGATAAAATTGATAAGATAAAAGGCATGAACATCACATTTGTAACAACAGCTAAAACAGACAAAGAATCAAAAGCTCTTTTAGAATGGCTAGGGTTGCCATTTAATAAATAATTGGAGGTAGATAGGTGGCTAAGAAGTCGCTGATAGTAAAAGCTATAAAGCCGAAAAAATTTAAGGTAAGACAGTATAACAGATGTCCGCTGTGCGGGAGGTCAAGAGGCTATATGAGTAAGTTTAATATGTGCAGGATATGTTTCAGGAAGATGGCGTTAAGAGGTGATATCCCGGGTGTTACAAAGGCAAGTTGGTAGCAAGGTGATATTATGAAGATTACAGATTCCATAGCAGCGCTTTTGGTAGGAATAAAGAATGCTCAAATGAGAAAGAAAAATGATGTATCGGTACCGTTCTCGAATATTAGTAGCGATATCCTAAGGATCATGAAACAGGAAGGTTTCATAAAGGGCTATGAGGAAGTTACCACGGATGGTAAAAAAAGGATTATCATTGGTTTGATGTACGATAAGCAGGGAACTCCACGGAT
This region of Deltaproteobacteria bacterium genomic DNA includes:
- the rplP gene encoding 50S ribosomal protein L16 gives rise to the protein MLMPGKVKYRKQQRGRMKGLAKAGNTLAFGDIGLQSLGRGYMTAKQIEAARIAITRHIKKGGRLWIRVFPDKPYTKKPAETRMGKGKGDPAEWITIIKPGRMLYEVEGLEHELAHKALRNASFKLPFPTRIVHREEVR
- the rpsS gene encoding 30S ribosomal protein S19, with the protein product MARSLKKGPFIEDSLIKKIEIMNNKKEKKLIKTWSRRSVIIPDMVGFTIAVHNGRKFIPVYVTENMVGHKLGEFAPSRTFVMHSGDRKTQKVDEGKK
- the rpsC gene encoding 30S ribosomal protein S3; the protein is MGQKTNPIGLRLGIIKNWNSRWFAEKDYAKELHEDHRIRTFLKKKLYHAAVSSIIIERAVNKIKINIHSSRVGLIIGKKGTEIEALKAELAKMLLGKEVTINMFEIRKPELDAQLVAENIALQIERRISYRRAMKKGISSALKFGAKGIKVMVAGRLSGAEIARTEWYREGRVPLQTLRADIDYGFAEAFTTYGVTGIKVWIFKGEMLGKEGEQETKLAPNLQ
- the rplD gene encoding 50S ribosomal protein L4, which gives rise to MAIIDVLDQDGNKLKDLTINDDVFNRDVHEPSLYLAVREYMHNNRQWTRATKTRGEVSGGGKKPWKQKGTGRARSGSIRSPLWKGGAVVLGPQMIHSEFKVNKKVNKLAMRSALSSRYKGNAMVVVDGFRMDQVKTKQVKEIFKRLNINNALVVLDSNNKNFQLSARNVSKIKVIKNDLINVYDIMKHKQLVVTEKAAVMLGEALSK
- the rplE gene encoding 50S ribosomal protein L5, whose translation is MARLKEYYKSIVVNKLKEQFKYKNLHEVPRVIKVVINMGVGAAKETPKLLDTAMEELAIITGQRPIMKKAKKSISTFKLRKDTPIAVMVTLRQNKMYEFMDRLANIAIPRVRDFKGISSKGFDGNGNYTLGLTEQTVFPEISYDKIDKIKGMNITFVTTAKTDKESKALLEWLGLPFNK
- a CDS encoding type Z 30S ribosomal protein S14, with amino-acid sequence MAKKSLIVKAIKPKKFKVRQYNRCPLCGRSRGYMSKFNMCRICFRKMALRGDIPGVTKASW
- the rpmC gene encoding 50S ribosomal protein L29 produces the protein MKASEIRAFSADEIKEKISDKRKELFNLKLKVKTAQLNDYRSYRLMKKDLAKLLTILREKEKGINAK
- the rplV gene encoding 50S ribosomal protein L22; the encoded protein is MEIKASLKFLRLSPRKARLVADLVKGESVNKALAILRFKNRAASPHIAKLIRSAVANAETKGTIDIDNLYVKLISVTAGPTMKRFAAAPMGRAMRIRKRICHINLILDEK
- the rplX gene encoding 50S ribosomal protein L24, yielding MKSTIKKGDTVKVISGNDRGKTGKVVHVLLEEGKILVEKVNTVKKHVKPSNTNPTGGIVEKNLPIAISNVMLVCKKCSNTVRVGIKFLEDRTKVRYCKKCGEVIE
- the rplW gene encoding 50S ribosomal protein L23, whose amino-acid sequence is MKTIYEVIVSPIITEKATAAKERFNEVSFVVDKRANKKEIKDAIEKIFKVKVLDVKTVNMPGKVKRVRLFQGLRSGYKKALVRLKQGNKIEFFQGV
- the rplN gene encoding 50S ribosomal protein L14 yields the protein MIQTNTRLNVADNTGARVVSCIKVLGGTRRRYATIGDVIVVSVKEATPTAKVKKGEVVKAVIVRTKKEIKRNDGSYIRFDTNSAVLLSPQLEPIGTRIFGPVARELRTKNFMKIISLAPEVL
- the rplB gene encoding 50S ribosomal protein L2, with amino-acid sequence MGIKSYKPTSAGRRFFQTVTFEEITTREPEKSLLFPYKRHGGRNNAGKITSRFRGGGHKKQYRLIDFKRDKYNIPARVASIEYDPVRTSFIALLKYADGERRYIIAPEGLKTGNTVISTKTAELDILTGYAMPLRLIPLGTNIHNIELKPGEGGKLVRSAGGTAQLVAKEGDYAHIKLPSGEVRLIRIECMATIGQLGNMDKMNVSIGKAGRMRWLGIKPHNRGVSMNPVDHPHGGGEGKSGQGNPHPVSPWGMPTKGFKTRKPKMSDKYIVKSRHKK
- the rpsQ gene encoding 30S ribosomal protein S17, giving the protein MQSNKKLKPFSMLGVVISDKMNKTRIVAVEKVIRHPKYQKMVKKIKKYKVHDEGNKTHINDIVEIVLTRPLSKGKNWRISNVVGQVSINAHAEDTL
- the rpsH gene encoding 30S ribosomal protein S8 gives rise to the protein MKITDSIAALLVGIKNAQMRKKNDVSVPFSNISSDILRIMKQEGFIKGYEEVTTDGKKRIIIGLMYDKQGTPRIHEIKKISKPSIRKYTRYKDITKEKSGYGVTILSTSRGVMSDKEAQASKIGGEMLCFIW